The window GCTACAGATGTATAACTCTCCCTATAAGAATGCAATCCACTGTGCCAAGACTGTGTTTCGTAGCGAGGGACTGGCTGCATTCTATCGTAGCTACACGACACAACTGAGTATGAACGTGCCCTTCCAAGTGGTCCACTTCATCACGTACGAGTTTCATCAGGACATTttgaacaaagaaagaaagtaTGACCCCGTCTCTCACATGTTATCTGGCGCTGGTGCTGGAGCATTTGCAGCCGTAGTGACCACACCTCTGGACGTTGCCAAAACATTATTGAACACTCGCGAACAAAGATTGGACCTCCAGAAGGAACGACAAATTCATGGGATGTTGAACGCTATTAAGACTATTTACAAGACCACTGGCATGAAGGGTTACTTCAGAGGAGTGACTGCTAGAGTTGTTTATCAAATGCCCTCTACCGCAATTTGTTGGTCTGTATATGAATTTTTCAAGCATATACTTAGACTGAAACCAGAGGAAAATTCAATCTGatgattcattttttgttttgttctTCTCTCTCTCTAATTTATGTAATCATCTGCACACAGTCATTCTAGCGTTGTCTGTCACTAtttagtattattatttttgtgtgcAACATTATAATTTAATTGCCTTTATAAATATTGATTTAATCACAACAATATTTTGAAAATAAATTAAACATCTGATGATGTGTATGATTAAAAAATATATATTAATAGTCAATTTTTGGTTAAGGTTGTTTGTCACTGAACACTACTGAGATGTCGTCCTTGGGCCTTGAAACAGGCAGTACTTTGTAGGCTAGGTTTTGACCTGGTGCTAGCTGCCAAGTGAACCTCCTAGACAGCTCCTGAAGGCactcctgcatgtgtgtgtagggggggtgccgggggggggggggagtagcATAAGAGGTGTTTGAGATATAGATACAAAGATTATGTAATGAATAATAGTATAACTAATATACAATAAACATTATAGCTTCTCACCTTGAGGATTCCACTAGATAGAAGGTGTCCAATGCAGTTTCTTGGGCCACTACCAAACGTCCACACTTTGTCTTTATCCTCCGAATTCctacacacaatcacaactatcacacaccacacacacacacaccacacacacacacacacacacacacacattaagaATAGACTTACTCGAGACTCCATCGCTCTGGTTTGAAGCTGTCAGCATTAGTAAAAACTGTCTTGTCCCTATTAGCAGAATAAGACACGTAAGCAACAGGACAATCCTTTGGTATCACATAGCCTCCGACTTCACACGTCTGCATGTTGTAGGGTACAAAAGCAAgaatcataataactatacatGTTCATGTACCGTTAGTCTAACTGGCCATTCAAATCTACGCTATAGAACAGTTTTCACGATGATTAAACAAGTTGACAAAATAAACATTCACACACCTGTGTACACACTCGTCTTCCTCCGAAAAATGGTGGCCATAACCTCTCCACCTCCAGAATGATGTGCTCCAGCTTGCTGTCATCCTCCATAACAAACCTCCACATCAGCTGCAAACACAAACAGTATCAAAACTGACTATTCTGCCTTAAATTGTGAGTAAATTTTCCCACAAAAATCATAACTTAATATGTGGACAATGTTTTACATGGTGCTGTACTGTATGGTATATAAGATACAGTAGATCAGCATCTTAGGTACATTCTCTGGCTTTGACAGCTCAATGACACAGGAGGTGAGGAGAGAGGCCATGGCCTTCGGGATGAGGGCGGAGACAAAGAGGAGGAGGTTCCTGGCCACCAGCTCTGTATCAGCTACACTCTCCAATACGCCAGATGCAATACTAAAGGAGAGAATGCCACTACAGTAATATCAAAACAGGCTGACAATATGAAAATTGAACTATTGTTGAAATGTACCTTGAAGGGTTTGAGTTGAGTTTCTCTCTGATGATGACCAGGAGCCTGTCTTTGGCTGTGAGTGCTTTACTGTAGCCAGATTTCCAACTCAGCCATGGAACTCTAATTGGCAGGGGCACTGAGATTATCCCCCTCCAATGGACGGTCAGTAGCTCAGAGATCTCTCGAGCGTCTTGATCACTGATGTCTTTATCCAGGAACAGAGCTATCGTGATCCGTGTAACCATCTCTTTGAAGAGCTTGTACACTACAACACTCTTCCTGCACCGGGAAACACAATGTCACTCGAATAGTCAATCAAATCGTTATTATCTAATTAGCTTACCCAGTCTTTATCTTGCTCAGGTACTCGCTAATTATTCTGCAGAAGTATAAATAAATGACAAGCAGTAAACTTCATTCGTGACTTCCCCACCGTCTAATGAGATCCATGCACTGCCCTATAGAGTCTTGACTGAACATGGCCTCCATACTCCGTCTCAAGTTAGACCAAGAGTCTCCTGCAGACAATGATGGTAATAGTAGGGACTCTACTACTCTTTAATATGGGATAACAGTGTTATGGACAATTGATGCTTACCATCAACAAAAATGATATTTTCTCCAAACAGCTCGAGCATGAACTCCTTGTATCCCATCGTGAAGTTGGAGGATTTTTCTGTATGAAAACAACAACATAGCCGTCAAATATAGAATGTCATTTGCTGTCTTCAATTGGCAGCTAAGCTGAGATCATGACACACACAGGTGTGCACTAGCAGCTTGTCAGTGTCGATAGCAGCTATATACACCAAACCGTTAGAATGCACACAGTTCAATCCACCTTGTTAATAATAGGGACAACAATACGactcgacctagcgttcaattagagacggatcgacACTTGTACGTGGTGTGCATGATAACAGACATGACACATCTCCTTTGCATGGGACCTAAAAAGCAGCTACTAGCTTGCATTATAGGCCAGCTACCATCATGCATCATTGGTAGTAGACAGAGGAGGGGGAGTGTCTATGCTAACATTATACCATAGTACCGTGGTGGTTATTGCACTCTGTGCATGTAAGTATAGATCTAACACCACCTACATAAGCAGCTCACCAGTGAGCAACTCGTGCACTGCAGCGCTCGAGGTGAGTATGATGTGATGCTTGTTGAGGAGTCTAGTCTGAAATACTGCTCCATGGCTCTCCTGTCGCTTCTTGATATAGTCACGAGGTGAGCGCACGAACTCCAAAGACTCATCTCCCAGCACAGAGTAGCCAAGACTACCAGGGACATCCATGTCTGCAgcgcagctagctatattattatagcctcaAACTGTTTCAGCTATTGAAATAAAGGAAAAGGTCGTCTTTAGCTTATCTAGTGAAACTATGGGAAAGGTCGTGTGAAAAAAATAACTGTTTCAAACAAAGTAATTTTTGAAGGACCTACGTGACATCACATAATTGGatctattattaattttgtcaaaGAAGCAGCCGACCATGGAGTTAGAAGAACCTTCCAAGAGATCTTTCTGGTCCTCAATGAAAGCTAATGCTTTCCAAATATGTATGCAAGCTGTCcaagtgtgtgtgggagtgacCATAATTCTGTTCGGCCTGGCTGTGGGAGGAGTGGGGCTCTGGGCCATGCTCTCCCAGAAGGAACTCATTGTCATCAGTGATGGCGACTCGCAATTGTCCAGACTACCTCTCTCAATGATAGTGGCCGGCATCATCGTGGCTCTGTTAGGTCTGATTGGAGTGGTTGGAGGGTTGTTTGTTCGTACTATCACTGGGCGCATTCTCATTGGAGTGTATGCGTTTGTCCTGGTATTACTCATCATCAATGAGATAGGAGCCGGTGTGTCGGCCGTTGTTTTCAGAGACCAACTGAGGAATGTCTTTGTTAAGAGTGCGGAACGATCGCTGATGAACTACGGCCGCCCTAACTACACGAGTGTGACTCATGAGTGGGACACTTTCCAAAATCATCACAAGTGCTGTGGAGCTGACAATTTCACTTCTTATCGGAATGTCTTCGATAACGGCACTGTCCCTGCGTCTTGTTGCCATGCCAATCTGGAAGAGGCCGACTGTACGATGGCTCGTATGAATGCGACCTCAGGGGCTTCAAACAAACTCTACCTCACCGGATGCCCAGACTCAGTGATCGGAACGTTGAAGGAACACGATCTGATTATTGCCATAGTGGTGATTGTGTTTGCAGCTGCTCAGTTCACGGGAGTGTTGTTGGCATGCTCGATGGTTTACGCTAGCTCCAGAGCTGAGAAGAAGAGTAAATACAGCTACAAAAGACTGCTACAAGAACAGACCTAGTTAATAGGACTTTGTATTCAATATTAATATTGTCACTTTTAATATCACCTCTCTCTATATCTCGCTATGTGGTATATGTATGTCTCATTTATTTGTCTCTTcacttaattataattttttgaaATGTTTACAAGTTCGAATGCCAATCAATGAGCAAGTGCATGAATGTTTTGGCAAGGTCACATACAAAACATGGAGGGTAAATAAATGAAGATGAATAACATGACTGCATTGAACATGACACACACTACTACATACAAATAACTAAACAATTTGAGCATTCTCTCAAAAAAGGTACGATCAGATATGAAATAGCTAAGTATCATCGGAGTTTGTGTACAGTCCCAATTCGTGGACCATATCAGAGGAGTACACGCGGACCCTCGGCATGAGGCTGGCTACTATGGCAGCAATGTCACTGTCCATTGCCTCCAGGAGAGGAGCTTCTTGAGTCCGCAGTGTCTTGAAGTATTTCAGTGAGAGGGTTTTTATTAAGTGTTTGTAGTCGCCCTGTAGGGGGGGGTAACGAAGGTGGCAAGGGGTGTGGTTTGGGGGGTACTTACCGGGGTTTTGAACTTTTTTGTTTGATAGTAAGGCTTCAAATGATTGATGAACAGTTGGCACGCTGTGTGTTTGAGCTCCTTATCAACCAGCGGTTTCTGTGGCAACCCAATATtttatgacaataattatactgtggtATGACCATATGCTCACCTTTGTGGGAGGAGGGCGGGTGTCTTGTGGGAGTGGCTCTGTGTCACACAATGTCCTCTTCCTCTTCAGTCGAACAGGTCTCTTCCCAGCCACGCCCACGCCCACATCACTCTCAACAGGACATTGCTCACCAGGGACAGTCGGCAGTGGACAAACTCTCGAAGAGTCTGAAGCAGAGTCATGTGATAGGTCATGTGATTCCACCTTCCTCTTATTAGAAGCCTTCAACAATGGCTTTGCTGTCCTGACTAGCTCTGTAATACTGTGAGCCTGCATGGGGGTGacaggaagtgggcgtggtgaTACAGAGGGTCTAGTGAGCTTGTGCTGAGATGCCCAGATTGCCAGGGAGGACGGAGAGATAGAGAGCGAGCTGCCTTTAGCCAGGAAGTGGACCGTCAATGGAGGGTCAAAGTCTGTGGAGAATACTTGTTCCAGGTACGAGCGAGAATCTGCATAATGAATGTATAACATTGCTAAGCAACATTCTGACATGTGCGCTAGTGTTCTAACTgaattatactatatactagCTTAAGTATTTATggtcatgtacatgcatgttactTAATGGGGAGGAATGTGCCTGAGGCCACagcacacactcacctgtGTTGAACTGCACTAGCAATGGCTGTAATGTGTCCACAGTCTGTATGACCTTCCGAAGGTGGTCCTCTAGCAAGAGATGCAGCTCCAGGCGAACCAGACCAGCTGGCAGGGTGACCTGGAGGAGGTTGTCTCCACTCAGAGAACAATAGAAGCTGTCTGAAATGGCCGTCTTACAGAGCTCCTTAGCAACTAACTCCTGAGGGAAGACGTGGCATGGAATGGTTGGATATAAACACCATTTAGATTTCATGTACGTCGCCCGGTttcctgtacatgtaagcTCGCACTTTTATTAGGGCCAACCCAAAAGTGCACATGATATACAGCAATGCACGAGTATGACAACCCACCTGGTTATCACTGCAGAGGCTCCGAAGGAGACAGCTAAAGTAGACAGGTAGACATTGCAGTTTATTGGTTCTCATCACCTGGTACACACTCAGAGCAAGGCTGACATCTTTAGATGAGAGCAGTGTCTGAAGTAACTTGTTGTGAAGGTTGATGACAGCGTGTTGATAGTTCTTCACAATTGACTCCGAGTCTATGGCTAGTAAACACTTCCAAGCTTTCTGAGTTTCCCGCAAATGAAGGAACTTTTCAACCATCTCTGTGAGCAACTTTGTCCTTAAGAGAAGCTCTTCATTGTTGGAGGCTTGTATCCACTCACAGCCTTGCAGGACCTCTAGTGCCCCGTTCACCTGGTCCATGTGCATACACACGTTGATAGCGGAGAGGGCAACAGTACAGGGGGTGGGAGGGACAGGGGAACACGGGGGGAGGTGGGCACTAGGCTCAGACAGTTTCACATAGTGGATACCATAACGATGAAGATGGTGTAACACCACAAAACCACTCTGCCAATCTTCCTTGGTTTCGTAAATCTTTAAGATTGCAATACCGAGTTGACTGACGAGCCATTTGTCTGATGGCAGCAGTGCTGATTGTGGGGGTGAGGAGAAAGCGTGTGATCGGGACTGTGCTAATGCTGCTAGTAAACTGGAGAAGGCGTTGGCTGTTTTGAGGGAAGAGTTATTGATGGCCctccacaccacacccaccgtTTGGTTGTCATAGTGACTCTGAGAGTCGGGGAAGGACACAAGGACGGAGGCCACTGCTCCAAACTGACCCAGTGAACCATTCACCTGAAACAATGACAAGTGTGgttactagtacatgtagctttgtaCATGTGATGCAatcatgtatgtatagtgttaaatagagcatctttgaacagccataactttagtttcgttggtccaataacgttaattttatgatttcctaaaagcttagaaagagactttTCAggtgatgtgttaaaatcaaatgTCTATTTTTGgtctgtttttgacaaaataccatgggctatagctCACAGTCTTTTTCCGAAAATAGGAAATTATGGCCAGTTCCAACTTCGGGATTTGATCATACCATTTGAAAAGggtctttctaagctttcagaaaatcataaaattattgttattcgaccaacagaactaaagttatggccgtttaaAGATGCTCTATTATATGCAGACTACATGAACACAGTGTACTAGGTTAACAAAATGCACGTATTTCCCATAATTTAGCATTCTGTATATCTCACAATCAAAACTCCCACCCCCCTGGCCTCACCTCGATGAGCTTGATGAGAGAGCTCTGATCTTGTGAGGTGCTTGCTTTCATCATATTCTCCAGGGACAGACTCCCAGCAGCCTTGGCCACACCTCCTCCACTAACGGCAGGAATCGAGGTGGGAGTTGATAGAGAGGTAGTGAGCAGGGTCTTGGTGGTAAGAGCAGTTGGTACCGAGGGGCTGATACTACCCCCAGTGGGGGGCCAGGgcggaggggagggggggctCTGCAGGACAAGGAAATTGCCAGTAGACTAGAACGAAGTATTTAGCACACAGGCGTTTCAAAGGCCACTCAACGTAATCACTGATATTAATAGAATGATGATTTACAATAGTAGAAATCAATCATATGCAAGTCACGTACATCCAAACTGCTGGGGATACTAAATCCCTCGTCACTGGTCTCGAGGTTCTCCACTCTCCGCAGAGCCTTGTATACAGTGGAGATGGCGTCCTGGTCCCTGCCCCACTGCCGCAGCTCAACCAGCACCTGGAGGATAAGGTCATTAATACTTGACAATAAACATCAAAATTTAGGCCACGAGAACTGAATTTACAGTTACTCAAATAGTGTAGTAATGTACTCTCAAATTAAACTGCAGTATCCTGAGGCATGCGTGTGAATAGTACCTTCTGATAGAACAGTTTGTCTAGCACCGTGTTGTAGTCCAGAGAGAACGCGACCACCTCCGCCAGTCTCTTGTAGGCCTTCTGTTTGGAGTGGGCATTCAGTAGGCTCTGCAGGACAGCTGGGGGTGgctgtgcgtgcgtgtgtgtgtgtgtgtgtgtgtgtgtgatgtgggtggtgtgtgtgtgtgtgtgtgtgtgtgtgtgtgtgtgtgtgtgtgatgtgggtggtgtgggtgtgatgtGTATGGATAACGTTTCAGAAGAATAAATAGTTTCTGCTGCTTACTGTGGTATTGGTAACAATGAGAGTTTTGATGACCAGCTGTAAGTCACTGGGAGTGTCCATGACATCACAGAGTTGGGTGAGGAGTgagagagggggtggggcaaagggtgtggtctcaaGACACTGCTTGAGTACACCCACAGCCTCAGAATGCTCGCCTTGTGACATGAGCAGCCTCAACAGAGCAGACGatgtctgtacatgtgtgtgtgtggggaggtaCAATAGGAACTACACAGAATTTAAACCTTGAACTCACATGTACAGAGAATTGTTTCTTGTGTGTGGCAGCCACTCGGTAGAATCTCCGTGCCCTTTGAACCTTGCCCTTTTCCGCACAATCAGTAATCATCCTATTCCACACCTACCAGTAACAACGATAGCTAGTACACATTCATCCTATAGCTGTTAGCGATGTCTCACCTCCGATGATATTCCAGCCAGCTGTTCGTCACTCAGCATGCTCAGGATGTCAGCCATCTTGTCCGAGGGCCCTAACACGGTCACTGAAGTGTGAAGAGCCTCGGAGATCTGACTGCCCTCCAGAGTGGCCGCATGCTTAGGACAGCTGTGATACAGAGTAATCAGCGGGCTCCAGTTCTGCTCTTGAGTGAACAGAGCTGCTAGTTTGATGAATGCTGGTCCAGTGATCTTGCTGGTGATTGAGAGGGAGGTGTGCTCCAACCATTGCCCCAGCCGCTTTATGTGCGTCAATAACAGTGCAGAGTCAGCAATATCAATGAGGCGATTGACACACCTGCACGTACATACACGCATGaatgctgtgatcctaatagCGTATGCAAGTCACCTGGCAGCCTCCATGCTCGTGAGGGGAGGGACACACTTCTCAATATCATCAAGAAGGTCAAATACTCTATATATATGCAAGCACACGTTACCATGGAAACACACAACGtcattatatatagttacCGTTGTCCTAGAGTTTTGCTCAGTCTTAACATGAGCAGGAAGATGTCGTGATTAGGGGGTTCCCCCAGTGACCTCATCACCTTGTATCCCTCCATCAACCTAACAGAACAAATACAAAATAGCATCAAAACAAAAATATCCGAGCATCTACGGTACAGCACATGATATGCACATGACctacgtacactgtacacgAACATATTACACTTACTTCAAGGGGACGTCAAAATTAGAGAGAGTTTTTAAATAGAAGTAGCAGATATCTCGACCGAAACGTCCTCTCTTTCTGAGGCCAGCAAAGATGTTCTCTGCGAGGGCGAGTGGGTTTCCATGGTGACCAGTGGGAGGCTGGAGGGAACACAGCTCCAGGATACGCTTGAGCAGTTCAAGAGTAAACTGTACACTGAAGCTGAAATACTGGTAGGCAGTGGACACAGCACCTGTAGTGTAAGACACTGAATATATAGAGCACTGTACTGTTACACACGAGGCTCTGAACTCACCAAAGTTCTTGTACAGCAATCCGTGTATGAGATCAATGAACTGTTTCCAGTTAGCCGAGAGCTGGGAGCAAGAGGGGGGGTCGTTGCCATAGTGATAGAGCACCTCCATTGGTACACTGTCGACAGGAGTTCCTTGAAACTGCACATAAGAGATTaaaaacaattaattaatcaaCTAATTTATAGCTCCTTCATTACCAAGGCAACCTCGAGGATGTGCAGTGGGACAAGGttgagtggtgtgtgtttgAAACGACAGTTGTTGAAGTCACAGCGTCCTCTGAGGAAGTATTGACAATGGCCTCCCAATAGTGACCGTGGGAACAAGTCCTTATTACCCCTGTAGAGAAGGGCAGCTATAAACCACACGTACTCCATACAATATACACGTGAAAATATTTAGTTAATTCACACTAGTAAAGAAAAACTCTTTTTAAGAGCTGCAGTAgcaaatgtgtgtgtgtgtgtgtgtttttaccCCTGAGGCTTGCCGGCTGGTGAGATTGGTCGTGGTTGAGGCTCATCAAATCGTAGCCGTTCATTTGAAGAGTTTCCATTCCTATTTAGGACCCCCCCCGAGGGGTCGAATGAGCCCGGGACATGCGCAGTCctgtgtggagtgggcgggaaGAAACCTGTGTGCCTCTGTGCCTCGGCCACCCACTGTGACACCTGTTCCTTCTTGTAGGGCATCAAGGCAGGAGGATGATTGTATCCAGGTGATGAACCACCTGGGTGGGGTATTGTACAAGACACCATCACAGTGGGTTATGCAGTAcaatgtgtacaatgtgtagTAGCCATCAGTTGCGAACAGTCTAGTCAGCACACAACTTAAAAGTTGTATGAACGGCAAACGACAAgttttattattaatttttgccacaacaatacacacatacacaatgcatgtacatgtactatacaattatGTGGGTATAAGTTTCAGCTTTGCAGTGAAAGTTAGGGTCTGTGTAACTTAACCGGCATCACTCACCTTCATCTGGTGACACTGGGTGAGAGTGGGGTCGCTGCTTCTGTCTccaggggggtggggtgggtgtggttttaatAAAAGGAGGCTTTATACGAACATCAGTTTTCTTAGGCAGTGGTGGTCTCTTGAATAATATGCTGGAGAGAGGCGTGTCCTTCACATCAGAATCAAACATATCAAAATCATCGGCATGGAGATCAATCGCATCTTCATCAGGGGATTCCCCCtttggagggggtgtggccacACTACTGTCATCCTCAAATGAATTACTTGGTGAGAGATTGAAACAGAATGGTTCCTCTGCTGTGCTACAGTCATCGTCACCGTCACCACCATCCTCCTCCAGTTTAAACCGCACCTCTCTGACCTTGACAGGGCTAGCATCATTGCTTGTATCTATAACTACTCTCAGTGGTCCTGTATCGGGTGGTCCTTTATCGGCTGGTTCAGGTCCAAACAAACTGTCCCCTTGTAGCACTTGTTCCAACGAGGTCTCAACATCGAGTGGGGAGAAGAGATCACTGATGTCATTGTCCGTGAGAGAACCATCGAAGTCTGGAGTTGTGAATCTAACCGTCCTTTCCGAATCAAGACGCTGATATATCGGAGGGTCTGCAGGGTTCACCGTGACAACTCGTGCATCACTCGACACTATCTGCTCTGCAGCTTTTGCTTGGTCCATTTCCTTGAGTATTGCGTCTAGAGACATGTTTAATGTGTTATTGTTGTTGGGGGTTGATGCCTCCGTGCTGGGGGGCATCACTGTGGGGGGATTAAATGCTACCCCTTGTTTAGGAGCCGGAGGGGGGGTGCTCTCAATCGTCACTATTCTAGCACAGCTGGTGTTCCCCACACTAGCCACACTGGACAGTTTGGGAAGTTTGAAACTGAAGCTTCCTAGCCGCTGTGTAACAGGACTGCGAGGAATGGACAATCGCAAGTCCTTGAGTTTCAGTTTCAATTTAGAGTCAATGTGGGGGGTCTGAGTAGCAGCCCTGGGGGGTACTGGTGGAGTGGCAGTGTAGGCACCGTCACTGACAACAGAGGCTTCTTCTTCACTCACATCGTCTAAAGGTTCAATTTCTTTTTTCTTAGGTATCAGAACTTCTTCTTCACTTTCATTGCTGCCTCCCTGATTGGGAGAAGTGGGCAGCGAGTCGTCTAACAAGGTATCCGTGCCATTACTGAAATCCATCATTCGAGGAGTTGGCTTGATGGTACGTCCAGACTTAGTGCGTGAGTTGACCATGGATGGAGTTGACTTGTGTCGAGGAGTTACTGCCTTCGTGTTAGTCACTGACCTCTTGACCTTTTGCCCTTTGAACTGTTTGACCTTAGTCTGGATGGAGCCGGCCACCTGGGAGGGGGACAGTGTAACAATCTGTACAAGTACAAGCCGTAcagatactgtacatgtgcaaaGCAGGCTACTAACTGCATCAAGTGTACGAATAGCCTaaaatacacccacacacacacacacacacacccacgcacgtgTACCCCTTGCTTGGACACCAGATGAGTTGCCCCAGTGATACGCCCACACTGCTGCAGCTTCACCAGACAGCCAGTGACACTCTCAGAGCTCAGAATGGCCTCTTCATCTTCATACGTTGTCACCTCCTGTGTCTCACCAATTATCATATCGTCCAATATATGAGCACCTTCGTCACTAAGCAAAGCGTCCAGCTGGCGGATTAGCTCTACATCAGATGGCTCATTTGGTAGGGCAGCCTGCACATCACACTGTCCTGACTCCACCAGTACACTGACTGAAATGTCCTGGTTTTGGTTTGCAAGTGGTTCCTGACCAAGCAGTATGGGATCTTGTATCAACACAGACGGCTGGCTCCTAATGAAGTCCGGACTGAGCATGTTGTCCAGAGGAGAATGGGATACTGGGATGTGGGAGCTCCTGGAGCTGGAGTCACTCCCTGAGATGCACGTGTAATAACCTTGATCCTCAACCGTTGTCTGGTGGGGGAATTTCCGTTTCTCCCATCCCTGGCCAAACACTTGAGTGATGAGTTGAGCAGCTGCCTTGTCGTGCTTCTTCTTTTTGTTCTTTGTTGCCGGCTCTGCTaagagtgggtgtggctggCTGATGTCGGGAGGCTCTATCTTTACAACAGGCTGACCAGTAAGGGAAAGGGGGTGTTTCCTTGGACGCCCTCGCTTTCGTTTTATGGGATTTCCAAAGCTGTCCAAAACGATAGCAGGTTTCATCTTCACGAGTTTCTTGCGGGGTTGTTTTTCCTTCCGTCTAAGCTTGGGCAATGTATCAGCTGCCATTGAGAGGTTCCCTGCATCTGGTGATACCCTGACAGCTGGTGTTGGAATGCGTGCCACATCCTCGGTGGAGTGTGGTACAGCGGGATGACTCATTAACTGTGTACTAGTAATATGCTTGCTGCTCTCGTGCGgctctatagctagctgcttggTAGCCGTTTGAATCTGGTCTTCAAAATCAA of the Halichondria panicea chromosome 2, odHalPani1.1, whole genome shotgun sequence genome contains:
- the LOC135332225 gene encoding uncharacterized protein LOC135332225 isoform X1; this translates as MDGRSGGSPCGRCQVSLAPKIVLTKVALDSRVINRFIRTYMSPANNHTHSSRDHTHQGGSSSADVSIPVPPVIQPMRATPLVLTRPATVPSQRSAVKSSKKRKKLLLKQKRSSKSSIVENGAAVVGAESSNVYLNKPISFKSDVPVAHSNSSILNSGHSLSSVYSTPTKSTNDPSIFESPSTYIGPLTTNSLLTSPNVTLGSDFDGITDWFDFEDQIQTATKQLAIEPHESSKHITSTQLMSHPAVPHSTEDVARIPTPAVRVSPDAGNLSMAADTLPKLRRKEKQPRKKLVKMKPAIVLDSFGNPIKRKRGRPRKHPLSLTGQPVVKIEPPDISQPHPLLAEPATKNKKKKHDKAAAQLITQVFGQGWEKRKFPHQTTVEDQGYYTCISGSDSSSRSSHIPVSHSPLDNMLSPDFIRSQPSVLIQDPILLGQEPLANQNQDISVSVLVESGQCDVQAALPNEPSDVELIRQLDALLSDEGAHILDDMIIGETQEVTTYEDEEAILSSESVTGCLVKLQQCGRITGATHLVSKQGVHVAGSIQTKVKQFKGQKVKRSVTNTKAVTPRHKSTPSMVNSRTKSGRTIKPTPRMMDFSNGTDTLLDDSLPTSPNQGGSNESEEEVLIPKKKEIEPLDDVSEEEASVVSDGAYTATPPVPPRAATQTPHIDSKLKLKLKDLRLSIPRSPVTQRLGSFSFKLPKLSSVASVGNTSCARIVTIESTPPPAPKQGVAFNPPTVMPPSTEASTPNNNNTLNMSLDAILKEMDQAKAAEQIVSSDARVVTVNPADPPIYQRLDSERTVRFTTPDFDGSLTDNDISDLFSPLDVETSLEQVLQGDSLFGPEPADKGPPDTGPLRVVIDTSNDASPVKVREVRFKLEEDGGDGDDDCSTAEEPFCFNLSPSNSFEDDSSVATPPPKGESPDEDAIDLHADDFDMFDSDVKDTPLSSILFKRPPLPKKTDVRIKPPFIKTTPTPPPWRQKQRPHSHPVSPDEGGSSPGYNHPPALMPYKKEQVSQWVAEAQRHTGFFPPTPHRTAHVPGSFDPSGGVLNRNGNSSNERLRFDEPQPRPISPAGKPQGGNKDLFPRSLLGGHCQYFLRGRCDFNNCRFKHTPLNLVPLHILEVALFQGTPVDSVPMEVLYHYGNDPPSCSQLSANWKQFIDLIHGLLYKNFGAVSTAYQYFSFSVQFTLELLKRILELCSLQPPTGHHGNPLALAENIFAGLRKRGRFGRDICYFYLKTLSNFDVPLKLMEGYKVMRSLGEPPNHDIFLLMLRLSKTLGQRVFDLLDDIEKCVPPLTSMEAARCVNRLIDIADSALLLTHIKRLGQWLEHTSLSITSKITGPAFIKLAALFTQEQNWSPLITLYHSCPKHAATLEGSQISEALHTSVTVLGPSDKMADILSMLSDEQLAGISSEVWNRMITDCAEKGKVQRARRFYRVAATHKKQFSVHTSSALLRLLMSQGEHSEAVGVLKQCLETTPFAPPPLSLLTQLCDVMDTPSDLQLVIKTLIVTNTTPPPAVLQSLLNAHSKQKAYKRLAEVVAFSLDYNTVLDKLFYQKVLVELRQWGRDQDAISTVYKALRRVENLETSDEGFSIPSSLDSPPSPPPWPPTGGSISPSVPTALTTKTLLTTSLSTPTSIPAVSGGGVAKAAGSLSLENMMKASTSQDQSSLIKLIEVNGSLGQFGAVASVLVSFPDSQSHYDNQTVGVVWRAINNSSLKTANAFSSLLAALAQSRSHAFSSPPQSALLPSDKWLVSQLGIAILKIYETKEDWQSGFVVLHHLHRYGIHYVKLSEPSAHLPPCSPVPPTPCTVALSAINVCMHMDQVNGALEVLQGCEWIQASNNEELLLRTKLLTEMVEKFLHLRETQKAWKCLLAIDSESIVKNYQHAVINLHNKLLQTLLSSKDVSLALSVYQVMRTNKLQCLPVYFSCLLRSLCSDNQELVAKELCKTAISDSFYCSLSGDNLLQVTLPAGLVRLELHLLLEDHLRKVIQTVDTLQPLLVQFNTDSRSYLEQVFSTDFDPPLTVHFLAKGSSLSISPSSLAIWASQHKLTRPSVSPRPLPVTPMQAHSITELVRTAKPLLKASNKRKVESHDLSHDSASDSSRVCPLPTVPGEQCPVESDVGVGVAGKRPVRLKRKRTLCDTEPLPQDTRPPPTKKPLVDKELKHTACQLFINHLKPYYQTKKFKTPGDYKHLIKTLSLKYFKTLRTQEAPLLEAMDSDIAAIVASLMPRVRVYSSDMVHELGLYTNSDDT